Part of the Bacteroidota bacterium genome, TTGTTTTCTCTCGATGACCTCGTCAGGGAATTCTCCATCGACCGGGTCGGGAAATCGGGGGCCATCTTTAACGTCGAGAAGCTTGACTGGCTCAACGCCCAGCATTTGCGCCGGATGAGCGATCAGGATATTCTTGCGTTGCTGAAGGATCTCCTCGCCCGGTCGGGGCCGTGGGAGAAGGAATTCGGAGACGGATATCTTCTGAACGTCATCCGGGCGATGCGCGAGAGGATCATCTTTGTCCGGGATTTCATCGACAAGAGCCCCTATTTCTTCCGTGCTCCGCAATCATACGATGAGACCGCCATGAAGAAACGATGGACGGGAGAAACTCCGGCCGCCCTGGAAGCGCTTGCCGGTGAGTTTTCGCACCTCGACAATCCGGGTGCCGCGGAATTTGAATCGGCGCTCCGCAAGGTCGCGGCCTCTCGTCACGTGCCCGATGGAGATCTCATCCATGCTCTCCGGTTGGCCGTCTCCGGGGTGGGAGGGGGCCCGGGTGTGTTTGAAATTGTGGACATCCTTGGAAAGGATGAGAGCATCGGCAGAATCAAGAGAGCGGTAGAACGGATCACGAACGGGACAATCGCACCATGAATGGAGAACAAGTTTCCGGCGCCGCTGAAACCCAGAAATCGAACAACTTTATCCAGGAAATCATCGAGGATGACCTCCGCACGAGTAAGTTCGCCGGCAGGATCCAGATGCGCTTTCCTCCCGAGCCGAACGGGTACCTTCATATCGGGCACGCGAAGTCGATTTGCATCAACTTCGGGCTGGCGCGGCAGTTCGGGGGGCTCTGCAACCTCCGCTTCGACGATACCAATCCCGCGAAGGAAGACGTGGAGTATGTCGATTCAATCAAAGAAAACGTCCGCTGGCTCGGGTTCGACTGGGGTGAACGGGAGTACTATGCTTCGGATTACTTTGAACAGATTTATGAGTTTGCTCTCCGCCTGATCTCGAAAGGAAAGGCGTTCGTCTGCGACCTGAATGCGGACGAGCTGCGGCGTTACCGCGGCACGCTGACGGAAGCCGGCACGGAGAGCCCGTACCGGAACCGGAGTGTCGAGGAGAACCTGGACCTCTTTCAGCGCATGCGAAAGGGCGAGTTCCCGGACGGAGCGCGCACCCTCCGCGCAAGGATCGACATGGCGCATCCAAACCTCAACATGCGCGACCCCGTGATGTACCGGATCCTGCGTTCGAGGCATCACCGGACGGGAGATGCCTGGTGCATCTATCCGACCTACGACTGGGCGCACGGGCAGTCCGATTCGATCGAACAAATTACCCACTCCATCTGCACGCTCGAGTTCGAGGACCACCGCCCGCTCTACGATTGGTTCCTGAACGAGCTGGGAATCTTCCACTCGCGTCAGATCGAGTTCGCCCGGCTCAACCTGACATACACCGTCATGAGCAAGCGCAGGCTGCTGGAGCTTGTCGAGAAGGGGCATGTGACCGGTTGGGACGACCCTCGCATGCCGACGATCGCCGGGCTTCGGAGGCGGGGGTTCACACCGGAATCGATCCGCGAGTTTGCCGACCGGATCGGCGTCTCCAAACGGGAAACGATGATCGACGTCTCGACGCTCGAAG contains:
- a CDS encoding glutamine--tRNA ligase/YqeY domain fusion protein gives rise to the protein MNGEQVSGAAETQKSNNFIQEIIEDDLRTSKFAGRIQMRFPPEPNGYLHIGHAKSICINFGLARQFGGLCNLRFDDTNPAKEDVEYVDSIKENVRWLGFDWGEREYYASDYFEQIYEFALRLISKGKAFVCDLNADELRRYRGTLTEAGTESPYRNRSVEENLDLFQRMRKGEFPDGARTLRARIDMAHPNLNMRDPVMYRILRSRHHRTGDAWCIYPTYDWAHGQSDSIEQITHSICTLEFEDHRPLYDWFLNELGIFHSRQIEFARLNLTYTVMSKRRLLELVEKGHVTGWDDPRMPTIAGLRRRGFTPESIREFADRIGVSKRETMIDVSTLEDCLREDLNRRARRVLGVLRPLKVVIDNYPEEQVEELEAVNNPEDPGMGVRKVPFSRVLYIERDDFRETPPPKYFRLAPGTEVRLRYAYIIRCVGVVKDDATGEVTELHCTYDPDTKSGSPSSQRKVKGTIHWVSARHAIDATVRLYDRLLKVEQAGGDDWEACLNPRSLDELAGCKLEGALAAAAAGERFQFERLGYFCVDDDSTKDRPVFNRTVTLRDTWAKIEKT